The proteins below come from a single Actinomycetota bacterium genomic window:
- a CDS encoding alpha/beta hydrolase: MNLHWDPAGPARGRVALLHGMMSTAATWWRIGPALAGMGWTVDALDLPGHGDWPRPTGPLDLDRLVEGVTGRLGGPVDLLVGHSLGGIVAAALAGQDPGAARAVVLEDPPGRMGDGAAEALAAGVETDARLVRDDRERLVRREREANPTWADEDVQHSVDGIAAADASAVAAGLRGHLVFDLTALVAAVPVPLLVLAGRVGDGFLEGRAGALQGPDREAVRVAVGPERFVAFDGGHCLHRDLPGRWLAEVGGFAEAVLPRGQGTASGS, encoded by the coding sequence GTGAACCTGCATTGGGACCCCGCCGGCCCGGCCCGCGGCCGGGTGGCGCTGCTCCACGGGATGATGTCCACCGCCGCCACCTGGTGGCGGATCGGCCCGGCCCTGGCCGGCATGGGCTGGACGGTGGACGCGCTCGACCTGCCGGGCCACGGCGACTGGCCGCGGCCGACCGGCCCGCTGGACCTCGACCGCCTGGTGGAGGGCGTCACCGGCCGGCTCGGCGGGCCGGTCGACCTGCTGGTCGGCCACAGCCTGGGCGGCATCGTGGCCGCCGCCCTGGCCGGTCAGGACCCGGGGGCGGCCCGGGCCGTGGTCCTCGAGGACCCGCCCGGCAGGATGGGGGACGGCGCCGCCGAGGCCCTGGCCGCCGGGGTCGAGACCGACGCCCGCCTGGTCCGCGACGATCGCGAGCGCCTGGTCCGCCGGGAGCGCGAGGCCAACCCGACCTGGGCCGACGAGGACGTCCAGCACTCGGTCGACGGCATCGCGGCCGCCGACGCGTCCGCGGTCGCCGCCGGCCTCCGGGGCCACCTGGTCTTTGACCTGACGGCCCTGGTGGCCGCGGTCCCGGTCCCGCTGCTGGTCCTGGCCGGCCGGGTCGGCGACGGGTTCCTCGAGGGCCGGGCCGGCGCCCTCCAGGGCCCCGACCGCGAGGCCGTCCGCGTCGCCGTGGGTCCGGAACGGTTCGTGGCCTTCGACGGCGGCCACTGCCTCCACCGCGACCTGCCCGGCCGCTGGCTGGCCGAAGTCGGCGGGTTCGCGGAGGCGGTCCTCCCGCGCGGCCAGGGCACGGCCTCGGGGAGCTGA
- a CDS encoding class I SAM-dependent methyltransferase produces MPRPAVRSPERIRWAVRVMAPDPGDRLLEIGCGPGVAVSLVCEQLAGGRITAIDRSPTAIRRAAARNAGHVAAGRAVLRTADLESLRPTDLPEGPGGYDKVFAMNVNLFWVRTPARELELIRALLAPGGALFLFYGYGTPGRGPATVPDALAGHLTDGGFTVEALTGPSVAGVVARPVGSRRAPA; encoded by the coding sequence ATGCCGCGACCGGCCGTTCGGTCCCCGGAGCGCATCCGCTGGGCCGTGCGCGTCATGGCCCCGGATCCCGGCGACCGTCTCCTGGAGATCGGCTGCGGCCCCGGGGTGGCGGTCTCGCTCGTCTGCGAGCAGCTGGCCGGCGGCCGCATCACCGCCATCGACCGGTCCCCCACCGCCATCCGCCGGGCCGCCGCCCGCAACGCCGGCCACGTCGCCGCCGGCCGGGCGGTCCTGCGCACCGCCGACCTGGAGTCGCTGCGCCCCACCGACCTGCCCGAGGGCCCGGGCGGGTACGACAAGGTCTTCGCCATGAACGTCAACCTGTTCTGGGTCCGCACCCCGGCCCGCGAGCTGGAGCTGATCCGGGCCCTGCTCGCGCCCGGTGGTGCCCTGTTCCTCTTCTACGGTTACGGCACCCCGGGCCGGGGACCGGCAACGGTCCCCGACGCGCTGGCCGGCCACCTGACCGACGGCGGGTTCACCGTCGAGGCCCTGACCGGGCCGTCGGTGGCCGGGGTGGTGGCCCGGCCGGTCGGGTCTCGTCGGGCTCCGG
- a CDS encoding TetR/AcrR family transcriptional regulator produces the protein MMKQRLTRAERSAQTRAELMDSARRLFLRRGFHAASLELVAEEAGFTIGAVYSRFGGKADLFLAILDERIDQLVAEVAEVARTDQPIPAHAELLAGRRMALLEREREWFPLVVEFWAHAARDERLRREFAARHERLVGAYAGLIEADYARLGLPLPLAPEVLARAVVAMGNGVALERLADPDRVPEGLLSTMAIAFLRGAAAGDPAAERRS, from the coding sequence ATGATGAAGCAGCGGCTGACCCGGGCCGAGCGGAGCGCCCAGACCCGGGCCGAGCTGATGGACTCGGCCCGGCGGCTGTTCCTGCGCCGCGGGTTCCACGCGGCCTCGCTCGAGCTGGTGGCCGAGGAGGCCGGGTTCACCATCGGGGCCGTCTACTCCCGCTTCGGCGGCAAGGCCGACCTGTTCCTGGCCATCCTCGACGAGCGGATCGACCAGCTCGTGGCCGAGGTGGCCGAGGTGGCCCGCACCGACCAGCCCATCCCGGCCCACGCCGAGCTGCTGGCCGGGCGGCGCATGGCCCTGCTGGAGCGGGAGCGCGAGTGGTTCCCGCTGGTGGTCGAGTTCTGGGCCCACGCGGCCCGGGACGAGCGCCTGCGGCGCGAGTTCGCCGCCCGCCACGAGCGCCTGGTCGGGGCCTACGCCGGCCTCATCGAGGCCGACTACGCCCGCCTCGGCCTGCCCCTGCCCCTGGCCCCCGAGGTGCTGGCCAGGGCGGTGGTGGCGATGGGCAACGGCGTCGCCCTGGAGCGGCTGGCCGACCCCGACCGGGTGCCCGAGGGGCTGCTGTCCACCATGGCCATCGCCTTCCTGCGGGGCGCGGCCGCCGGCGACCCGGCGGCGGAACGGAGGTCCTGA
- a CDS encoding polyphosphate kinase 2 family protein encodes MGKSSKAAVRVSDLLRVPDGPVDLNALDPRDTPGFDGGKAAGKAELAALGPRLSDLQERLHAEGASGGTRRLLLILQGMDTSGKGGTIRHVIGQVDPQGCTVVSFRAPTREELAHDFLWRIRRRVPGPGKLGVFDRSHYEDVLVVRVHNLVPRSAWSRRYAAINRFEARLVSDDIRVVKVFLHISKEEQRQRLLARLDEPTKHWKFNPRDIDERAFWADYQEAYAAALERCSTDVAPWYRVPADRKWYRDWAVAKLLVEQLEDMKLSWPAADFDVEEQRARLLADA; translated from the coding sequence ATGGGCAAGAGCTCCAAGGCAGCCGTACGGGTCTCGGACCTGCTGCGGGTCCCGGACGGCCCGGTCGACCTGAACGCGCTCGACCCCCGCGACACGCCCGGCTTCGACGGCGGCAAGGCGGCCGGCAAGGCCGAGCTGGCCGCCCTCGGCCCGCGCCTGTCCGACCTGCAGGAGCGGCTGCACGCCGAGGGGGCCAGCGGCGGGACGCGCCGCCTGCTGCTGATCCTCCAGGGCATGGACACCTCGGGCAAGGGCGGGACCATCCGGCACGTCATCGGCCAGGTCGACCCGCAGGGGTGCACCGTCGTGTCGTTCAGGGCGCCGACCAGGGAGGAGCTGGCCCACGACTTCCTGTGGCGGATCCGGAGGCGGGTGCCCGGGCCGGGCAAGCTGGGAGTGTTCGACCGTTCGCACTACGAGGACGTGCTGGTCGTCCGCGTCCACAACCTGGTCCCGCGGTCGGCCTGGAGCCGGCGCTACGCCGCCATCAACCGCTTCGAGGCCCGCCTGGTCTCCGACGACATCCGCGTGGTCAAGGTGTTCCTCCACATCTCCAAGGAGGAGCAGCGTCAGCGGCTGCTGGCCCGGTTGGACGAGCCGACCAAGCACTGGAAGTTCAACCCGCGCGACATCGACGAGCGGGCCTTCTGGGCCGACTACCAGGAGGCGTACGCGGCCGCCCTGGAGCGCTGCAGCACCGACGTCGCCCCCTGGTACCGGGTCCCGGCCGACCGCAAGTGGTACCGCGACTGGGCGGTCGCCAAGCTGCTGGTCGAGCAGCTCGAGGACATGAAGCTGAGCTGGCCGGCCGCCGACTTCGACGTGGAGGAGCAGCGGGCCCGCCTGCTGGCCGACGCCTGA
- a CDS encoding DUF1707 domain-containing protein — translation MRKRRDPSLQDDDGPRLISLQDKHDADRLLQQAYAAGEIDLEELKRRRGKVYAAVTPRELWKASGHRAGSRERADKAEIKRSIRLQLAIVVFAAVIMVFVLLGTILNAQGGTVDTPIFPWDWGSSGD, via the coding sequence ATGAGGAAGCGGCGGGACCCTTCCCTTCAGGACGACGACGGCCCAAGGCTGATCTCCCTGCAGGACAAGCACGACGCCGACCGGCTGCTGCAGCAGGCCTACGCGGCCGGCGAGATCGACCTGGAGGAGCTCAAGCGCCGCCGGGGCAAGGTCTACGCGGCCGTGACCCCGCGCGAGCTGTGGAAGGCGAGCGGCCACCGGGCCGGGTCGCGGGAGCGGGCCGACAAGGCCGAGATCAAGCGCTCCATCCGCCTGCAGCTGGCGATCGTGGTCTTCGCCGCCGTCATCATGGTGTTCGTGCTGCTCGGGACCATCCTCAACGCCCAGGGGGGCACCGTGGACACGCCCATCTTCCCCTGGGACTGGGGGAGCAGCGGCGACTAG
- a CDS encoding serine hydrolase produces MPTPMDACRLIDEAIRSEPAYAHTSHLLVEVGGEVVFDRHYRGPRVADVFSVTKSVVATLCGIAVREGRLGDLDLPAGRVLPRLDGTPAAAHTVRQLLTMTRGAETDGPFEIDEVMALPAGWLDRIAAAPQLDPPGTRFRYDNGGAHLLGAALSAVVGMPLAGYAEPRLFAPLGITGWRWPRDPDGFHYGAGHLRLAAADLAKLGRLWLDGGRWRGRQLLDPAFAADMATAHTGGGPPEDRPYGYLLWVAPDHVFAAGWAGQLVAAVPAARAVVVVTGDPRFDPGPPPTDQLPPRWRPATELVAAHLLPALLEVA; encoded by the coding sequence GTGCCCACACCGATGGATGCCTGCCGGCTGATCGACGAGGCGATCCGGTCCGAGCCAGCCTACGCCCACACCAGCCACCTCCTCGTGGAGGTCGGCGGCGAGGTGGTGTTCGACCGGCACTACCGGGGGCCGCGGGTGGCCGACGTGTTCTCGGTGACCAAGTCGGTGGTGGCGACCCTGTGCGGGATCGCGGTGCGCGAGGGGCGCCTGGGCGACCTCGACCTGCCGGCCGGCCGGGTCCTGCCCCGCCTGGACGGCACGCCCGCGGCCGCCCACACCGTCCGCCAGCTGCTCACCATGACCCGGGGGGCCGAGACCGACGGGCCGTTCGAGATCGACGAGGTCATGGCCCTGCCGGCGGGCTGGCTGGACCGGATCGCGGCCGCCCCGCAGCTGGACCCGCCGGGGACCAGGTTCCGGTACGACAACGGCGGCGCCCACCTGCTCGGCGCCGCCCTGAGCGCGGTCGTCGGCATGCCGCTGGCCGGCTACGCCGAGCCGCGGCTGTTCGCGCCCCTGGGGATCACCGGGTGGCGCTGGCCGAGGGACCCCGACGGCTTCCACTACGGCGCCGGGCATCTGCGGCTGGCCGCGGCCGACCTGGCCAAGCTGGGCCGGCTGTGGCTCGACGGCGGCCGCTGGCGGGGCCGGCAGCTCCTGGACCCGGCCTTCGCCGCCGACATGGCCACCGCCCACACCGGCGGCGGTCCCCCCGAGGACCGACCGTACGGCTACCTGCTGTGGGTCGCGCCCGACCACGTCTTCGCCGCCGGCTGGGCCGGGCAGCTGGTGGCCGCCGTCCCCGCCGCCCGGGCGGTCGTGGTCGTCACCGGCGACCCCCGCTTCGACCCCGGACCGCCCCCGACCGACCAGCTCCCGCCCCGCTGGCGGCCAGCCACCGAGCTGGTCGCGGCCCATCTGCTGCCCGCCCTCCTGGAGGTGGCGTGA